TTCTCCCGAAGTTCGCGAACGGAAATAGCGATCATATGATTATCTAAAGATTATCTTAAGTTTATCTTAATTTGATTAAATTATCAATACGAATCTGTCGTCGGAGTTCGTCGACACTTTTTTTAGTAAGGAGTCGCCTCTTCTGGGGCGACCCTTTGGTCACCCGGGGACGGGTGACTCCTAGGAACAATAGTATTGATTTCCTTTAAAAATTCATCGAGTTCTTCTTCCGAAAATCCATGACCGAGAATCCCCTGCTCAATGGTTTCATACGAAGAGACGTAACATCCGACACAATGAACTCCAAAATCTAAAAATACATCTGCTAACTGCGGATATTTTTCGACA
The sequence above is a segment of the Candidatus Peregrinibacteria bacterium genome. Coding sequences within it:
- a CDS encoding DUF1858 domain-containing protein gives rise to the protein VEKYPQLADVFLDFGVHCVGCYVSSYETIEQGILGHGFSEEELDEFLKEINTIVPRSHPSPGDQRVAPEEATPY